One genomic window of Coffea eugenioides isolate CCC68of chromosome 1, Ceug_1.0, whole genome shotgun sequence includes the following:
- the LOC113783140 gene encoding pentatricopeptide repeat-containing protein At1g07590, mitochondrial-like, translated as MQIVAVVHKQSVLRAIRRTIAVPLCSPRHFRCFGPNFCTQTAKPTLIPCPETSDSEREQVENEERGAKSLSWRIEKLPRGEPVASAFQSWMRDGFPIHRGDIFHTINRLRKFKANKRALEVMEWVIRERPYRPKELDYSYLLEFTTKLHGVSKGESLFSRIPSEYQNELLYNNLVLACLDKGLIRLSLSYMKKMRELGHLISYLVFNRLIILHSSPGRKKTIQKILTQMRADKVVQHVSTYNILLKIEANDHNIERLAKVFGDMKQANVEPNEISYCILATAHAVARLSTVCKAYVEAIEKSTSGNNWSTYDILVILYGYLGMRTQLERIWSIIQGLPNVRSKSFVLAVEAFGRIGDINRAEELWAEMKLVKGLKSTEQLNSLISVYCKHGFITKATSLYKEMEKNGCKPNAITFRHLALGCLKVGLRNEAIKTLELGMDISVSMKVRRSTPWLETTLSILDIFADNGDVENAEKLFEELKKANYTRYTFVYNTLIKAYVKAKLHEPNLLKRMILGGSRPDSETYSLLKLIEQFPK; from the exons ATGCAAATCGTAGCAGTCGTTCATAAACAAAGTGTCTTAAGAGCAATACGTCGAACAATTGCCGTCCCTTTATGTTCTCCCCGCCACTTCCGCTGTTTTGGCCCCAACTTTTGCACCCAAACAGCAAAGCCAACCCTTATTCCGTGCCCAGAAACTTCGGATTCGGAGAGAGAACAAGTAGAGAACGAAGAAAGAGGAGCAAAGAGCTTGAGCTGGAGAATTGAAAAGCTGCCAAGAGGAGAGCCTGTTGCTTCAGCCTTCCAGAGCTGGATGCGTGATGGCTTCCCAATTCACAGAGGCGACATTTTTCATACTATCAACCGTTTGCGTAAATTCAAAGCCAACAAACGTGCCCTTGAG GTAATGGAATGGGTCATTAGGGAGAGACCCTACAGGCCGAAGGAGCTAGATTACTCGTACTTACTGGAATTCACTACTAAGCTTCATGGGGTATCAAAAGGTGAGAGCCTTTTTTCTCGTATCCCATCAGAGTATCAAAATGAGTTGCTCTACAACAATCTTGTATTGGCATGCTTGGACAAAGGCTTAATAAGGCTTTCACTTTCGTATATgaagaaaatgagggaattgGGCCATCTCATATCATATCTAGTATTCAATCGCCTCATTATTCTTCATTCATCTCCTGGCCGGAAAAAGACTATTCAGAAAATTCTGACCCAGATGAGAGCAGACAAGGTGGTTCAACATGTTTCTACATACAACATTCTGTTAAAGATAGAAGCTAATGACCACAACATTGAAAGATTGGCAAAAGTGTTTGGTGATATGAAACAAGCAAATGTTGAGCCAAATGAGATTTCCTACTGCATATTAGCTACTGCACATGCTGTGGCGAGGTTGTCTACTGTATGTAAAGCTTATGTTGAAGCTATTGAGAAATCGACAAGTGGAAACAATTGGTCAACATACGACATTCTTGTTATACTGTATGGATACTTGGGTATGCGGACTCAGCTAGAAAGAATCTGGAGCATCATTCAGGGACTACCAAATGTTAGGTCTAAGAGTTTTGTGCTTGCAGTTGAAGCATTTGGCAGAATAGGAGACATAAATCGAGCTGAAGAGCTTTGGGCAGAAATGAAATTAGTCAAGGGATTGAAATCTACAGAGCAGTTGAATTCACTGATATCTGTGTACTGCAAACATGGTTTTATCACAAAAGCAACCAGCCTGTAcaaagaaatggagaaaaatgGATGCAAACCTAATGCTATTACCTTCCGGCATCTTGCTCTTGGTTGCTTGAAAGTAGGGTTAAGAAATGAAGCTATCAAAACCCTTGAATTGGGAATGGATATTTCAGTGAGCATGAAAGTTAGGAGGTCCACTCCATGGCTAGAGACCACTCTTTCAATACTTGATATTTTTGCAGACAATGGTGATGTTGAAAATGCGGAGAAATTGTTTGAAGAATTAAAGAAAGCCAACTATACAAGGTATACATTCGTTTATAATACATTGATAAAGGCGTATGTTAAGGCAAAACTACATGAACCAAATCTTCTGAAGAGGATGATTCTTGGAGGGTCTAGACCGGACTCTGAGACCTATAGCCTGTTGAAACTCATTGAGCAGTTTCCAAAGTGA
- the LOC113752368 gene encoding metallothionein-like protein type 2 codes for MSCCGGYSGCGSGRNCGSGCGGCGMYPDVEKDTTVTLIEGVAPVNIFPEGSEKSFVAEGGHGCKCAPSCRCNPCNC; via the exons ATGTCTTGCTGTGGAGGATACAGTGGCTGTGGTTCTGGCCGCAATTGTGGCAGCGGCTGCGGAGG TTGCGGAATGTACCCTGATGTCGAGAAGGACACAACTGTGACCCTGATTGAAGGGGTAGCACCAGTGAACAT TTTCCCCGAGGGATCCGAGAAAAGCTTCGTAGCAGAAGGAGGTCATGGCTGCAAGTGTGCACCAAGCTGCCGATGCAACCCTTGCAACTGTTGA
- the LOC113749853 gene encoding outer envelope pore protein 16, chloroplastic, protein MPRTRISGTLSSPKVDLIIDTGNPFLNLTVDGFLKIGCVAATKAAAEEAYYIVKRGSISHHKFEDSLKKMCKEGAYWGTVAGVYVGLEDGVERIRGVRDWKNAMIGGALTGAVISAASNKNKDKIVMDAIAGSAIATAAEFINHFT, encoded by the exons atgCCACGGACCAGAATTTCAGGGACATTGAGTTCCCCTAAGGTGGACCTGATTATCGACACGGGCAACCCTTTCCTCAACCTCACTGTTGATGGCTTCTTGAAAATCGGCTGT GTTGCTGCAACCAAAGCAGCCGCAGAGGAAGCATATTACATAGTCAAACGAG GGAGTATTTCTCATCATAAGTTTGAGGATTCG TTGAAGAAAATGTGTAAGGAAGGAGCATACTGGG GAACCGTAGCTGGAGTGTACGTTGGACTGGAGGATGGTGTAGAGAGGATTCGGGGTGTTAGAGATTGG AAGAATGCAATGATTGGGGGTGCATTGACAGGAGCTGTAATATCAGCAGCTAGTAACAAGAACAAAGACAAGATTGTGATGGATGCCATTGCAGGTAGTGCTATTGCAACTGCTGCAGAGTTTATCAACCATTTCACATGA
- the LOC113777573 gene encoding uncharacterized protein LOC113777573 has protein sequence MEKNAYTRHVNELDELEHVHPSCMWGFVHAINYHQWHFNLKRMLLQKITPRKRIKGSRNSKAKELLHDPVEQQKLLYEEEKHLSSAKESRSNHKRSLKARIKSLIAEEMSKEGNGKQRVSSNASQPKLQRTYSIHHLEPPDQGFGEICTDWEHPVLFFPSNKENSAKKLPPKMNVQNKRDAHGKSFKELSVKDASKEREHANVLEIFKVNKDLFLEIVQDKDGGLRKFSHTSPGSNAKARLNKSGSFPAADFLQKRSLEPSTLKQKQSETWSAPKGEKLPTGSLMPNLDKFKRPKHARSKSLPLEYINRGSKLGQALNFILENTSEPDKVNKEVLTPLKESKQLDHFEVKEGRDQANSSDLSVLSEVSSGYVSTKLEKDSDNRDETTTTCRVDEGNSFNSYEAEEYSSGKSKRTHRRSSSLNESMEKYTWLFENNFGKEVKLDQSRSLKLKNEYEMESGGNVSTRFRRIRSVSNVDVYCSFYGDANLDGWPISTVEEENGSHERDSCQDELKPVVVSPNTEEISPGDVEESVHQNELQERDGRANHVENLGESREKILGSVEDLEEKYDALTVGERTSYSEQESNCFAIDPCELPRPSPVPAFETCFEEDASSSLEFQASEGCAHFDDKESSINCKNSFDMEPSALFSSMPNLDPVKDAELVGSYNEYDADLDYVKDILENSGFGKDAFHMTLHSSNQPIDPLVFDEMEAYWHKECSAEDYCGCYHHQLLFDLVNEKLLHLYGRSFPYYPKALGSSCYIRPFPVGDRIVDEMCNSVNTLMKLKTEQKQSLECLVALDMGKDDGWMNLQLESECVGLEVEDIIFDELLEELLCS, from the exons ATGGAAAAGAACGCGTATACGAGGCATGTTAATGAATTAGATGAACTTGAACATGTCCATCCGAGCTGCATGTGGGGCTTTGTACATGCCATCAACTACCATCAATGGCACTTTAATCTCAAGAGGATGCTTCTGCAGAAGATAACTCCACGAAAACGTATCAAAG GcagcagaaattccaaagctaAGGAACTTCTTCATGATCCCGTGGAACAGCAAAAGCTGCTATATGAGGAGGAAAAACACCTCTCC AGTGCTAAGGAGTCTCGCTCAAACCATAAAAGATCTCTGAAAGCTAGAATAAAATCATTGATTGCAGAAGAGATGTCAAAAGAAGGCAATGGCAAACAACGGGTTTCAAGCAATGCTTCTCAACCTAAATTGCAGCGTACTTATTCAATCCATCATCTAGAGCCTCCAGACCAGGGATTTGGTGAAATATGCACTGACTGGGAACATCCAGTTCTTTTCTTTCCCAGCAACAAGGAAAATAGTGCTAAAAAACTTCCACCAAAGATGAATGTCCAGAACAAGCGAGATGCACATGGAAAAAGTTTCAAGGAGTTGAGCGTCAAGGATGCTTCAAAAGAGAGAGAACATGCCAATGTTCTGGAAATTTTTAAAGTAAATAAGGACttgtttctggaaattgtaCAGGATAAAGATGGCGGCCTTAGAAAATTCTCTCATACTTCCCCCGGTTCCAatgcaaaagcaagattaaacaAGTCAGGATCGTTCCCTGCTGCTGATTTCTTGCAGAAAAGAAGCCTTGAACCTAGCACATTGAAGCAAAAGCAGAGTGAAACTTGGTCTGCCCCAAAAGGGGAGAAGTTGCCCACTGGTTCCCTAATGCCAAATCTGGACAAGTTCAAGCGTCCAAAGCATGCCCGCTCAAAATCACTGCCTCTCGAGTACATTAACAGAGGCAGCAAACTGGGTCAAGCATTGAATTTTATCCTAGAGAATACTAGTGAACCAGATAAAGTGAATAAGGAAGTGCTCACACCTTTAAAGGAAAGTAAGCAGTTGGATCATTTTGAGGTCAAGGAGGGTAGAGATCAAGCCAACTCTTCCGATCTTTCAGTCCTGAGTGAAGTTTCTAGTGGATATGTCTCTACCAAATTAGAAAAAGATTCTGATAATAGGGATGAAACCACTACAACCTGCAGAGTCGATGAAGGAAATTCTTTCAATTCTTATGAAGCTGAGGAATATTCTTCTGGCAAAAGTAAACGAACTCATAGAAGAAGTTCTTCCCTTAATGAGTCAATGGAGAAATATACTTGGTTGTTTGAGAATAATTTTGGGAAGGAAGTGAAGTTAGACCAGTCGAGGAGCTTAAAGTTGAAAAATGAATATGAGATGGAATCTGGTGGAAATGTTTCTACACGTTTTAGAAGAATTCGCTCTGTATCTAATGTTGATGTCTATTGTTCCTTCTATGGTGATGCTAATTTGGACGGTTGGCCAATTTCAACAGTGGAGGAGGAGAATGGTTCCCACGAAAGGGATAGTTGTCAAGATGAATTGAAGCCTGTAGTCGTTTCTCCAAACACAGAAGAAATATCACCGGGGGATGTTGAAGAGTCTGTACACcaaaatgaattacaagaaagAGATGGACGTGCTAACCACGTGGAGAACTTGGGTGAATCAAGAGAAAAAATTTTGGGTAGTGTCGAAGATCTTGAAGAAAAATATGATGCGCTAACAGTTGGCGAAAGAACTTCGTACTCGGAGCAAGAGAGCAACTGTTTTGCCATTGATCCCTGTGAATTGCCACGACCAAGTCCTGTTCCTGCCTTCGAGACTTGCTTTGAAGAAGATGCGTCTAGCTCATTAGAGTTCCAAGCCTCAGAAG GTTGCGCTCATTTTGATGACAAGGAATCTTCGATCAACTGCAAGAATAGCTTCGATATGGAACCTTCTGCATTGTTTTCTAGTATGCCAAATCTAGATCCTGTGAAGGATGCTGAGCTTGTTGGATCTTACAATGAATACGATGCTGATTTAGATTACGTGAAAGATATTCTTGAAAACTCAGGCTTTGGCAAGGATGCGTTCCACATGACATTGCACTCATCTAACCAGCCAATAGACCCATTAGTATTCGATGAAATGGAAGCTTACTGGCATAAAGAATGTTCAGCAGAGGACTACTGTGGCTGTTATCATCATCAGCTTCTATTTGATCTAGTTAATGAGAAGCTACTCCACCTATATGGGAGATCATTCCCGTATTATCCCAAGGCATTGGGTTCTAGTTGCTATATTCGTCCATTTCCAGTTGGTGACCGGATTGTTGATGAGATGTGTAATAGTGTTAATACATTGATGAAATTGAAGACAGAGCAAAAGCAATCACTTGAGTGCCTTGTTGCTCTGGACATGGGGAAGGATGATGGTTGGATGAACCTACAGTTGGAAAGTGAGTGTGTGGGCCTTGAGGTAGAAGACATAATTTTTGATGAACTCTTGGAAGAACTTTTATGTTCTTGA
- the LOC113748603 gene encoding probable protein phosphatase 2C 4 — MGNGIGKLSVCFTCADGGAYEAPRKRDLAAVISDPLDDLGHSFCYVRPDQTRLSSSKVHSEETTTSTTTFKSISGASVSANTSTPLSTAFVDFYTYNSIDRASAAAAFESSTSFASIPLQPIPRNSTGYSGPLSSSGLIPGSGPIERGFLSGPIERGFMSGPLDRGLFSGPLEKGFSDQFQRSFSHGGFAFRPRSRKGSLIRALQRALSKTISRGQNSIVAPIKGVVSLKENEWTVDSEKQNELTISSVNLSSEGSLDDDDSSESQNLQWAQGKAGEDRVHVVVSEEHGWVFVGIYDGFNGPDAPDYLLSNLYSAVHKELKGLLWDDKFDSLTKSYSASVETLNSGMEDLNQISKEEVSRDRTKDGCSRGVEQESYPCGNGEVTFDSQISKKTRKSSKGKYRGAAKRWEENQRKWRCEFDKERLELDRRLKEQLNKNRLNGSGTINHSDVLKALSQALKKTEEAFLDLADKMVMENPELALMGSCVLVMLMKGDDVYVMNVGDSRAVLAQKKEPDLWSQDLERINEETLHDLEVDGDISNTVPSLSAFQLSMDHSTSIEEEVQRIRSEHLDDACSVMNDRVKGSLKVTRAFGAGFLKQPKWNDALLEMFRIDYIGTSPYINCLPSLYHHTLGPRDKFLVLSSDGLYQYFTNEEAVSEVELFIAWSPEGDPAQHLVEELLFRAAKKAGMDFHELLEIPQGDRRRYHDDVSIIVISLEGRIWRSCV, encoded by the exons atgGGTAATGGAATCGGAAAATTAAGCGTTTGCTTCACCTGCGCCGACGGCGGAGCTTATGAAGCTCCGAGGAAGAGAGATTTAGCTGCCGTGATATCTGACCCTTTAGATGATTTGGGTCATTCTTTCTGCTATGTTCGGCCCGATCAGACCCGGTTATCTTCTTCTAAGGTCCATTCCGAGGAGACCACTACTTCAACCACGACGTTTAAGTCAATCTCCGGTGCTTCCGTTAGTGCCAATACCTCTACTCCGCTTTCGACCGCCTTCGTCGACTTCTATACTTACAACAGCATCGATAGAGCCTCTGCCGCCGCCGCCTTCGAGAGCTCCACCTCCTTTGCTTCAATCCCTCTTCAACCCATCCCGCGAAATTCAACTGGATACTCCGGCCCGTTATCGAGCTCTGGGCTTATCCCGGGCTCTGGCCCGATTGAAAGGGGATTTTTGTCGGGCCCGATAGAGAGGGGGTTCATGTCGGGCCCTCTTGATCGGGGGCTCTTTTCAGGTCCTCTTGAGAAGGGATTCTCTGATCAGTTCCAGAGAAGCTTCTCTCATGGGGGTTTCGCGTTTCGGCCCAGATCAAGAAAAGGCTCGCTGATTCGGGCCCTGCAGAGAGCTTTGTCAAAGACAATCAGTAGAGGTCAGAACTCAATTGTTGCTCCAATCAAGGGTGTTGTTTCATTGAAAGAAAATGAGTGGACTGTGGATTCTGAAAAACAGAATGAGTTGACCATTAGCAGTGTTAATTTGAGCAGTGAAGGTAGCTTAGATGATGATGACTCATCAGAAAGTCAGAATCTTCAGTGGGCTCAAGGGAAAGCAGGGGAGGATAGGGTTCATGTAGTTGTTTCTGAGGAGCATGGATGGGTTTTTGTAGGGATTTATGACGGATTTAATGGCCCCGATGCTCCGGATTATTTGTTATCCAATTTGTATTCAGCTGTTCATAAGGAGCTGAAGGGATTGTTATGGGATGACAAGTTTGATTCTTTAACTAAGAGTTACTCTGCCTCGGTTGAGACCTTGAATTCAGGAATGGAGGATTTGAATCAGATTAGTAAGGAGGAGGTTTCACGGGATAGGACTAAAGATGGTTGTTCTAGAGGAGTAGAGCAGGAGAGTTATCCGTGTGGAAACGGAGAAGTGACATTTGATTCACAAATCAGTAAAAAGACTAGAAAAAGTTCGAAGGGTAAGTATAGAGGGGCTGCCAAGAGATGGGAGGAGAACCAGAGGAAGTGGAGGTGTGAATTTGATAAAGAGAGATTGGAGCTAGACAGGAGGTTAAAAGAGCAATTGAATAAGAATAGGTTGAATGGATCGGGGACAATTAATCATTCAGATGTGCTGAAAGCTCTCTCTCAAGCGCTGAAGAAAACGGAGGAGGCGTTTCTGGATCTTGCTGATAAGATGGTTATGGAGAACCCTGAGTTGGCATTGATGGGCTCTTGCGTCCTTGTGATGTTAATGAAGGGAGATGACGTTTACGTAATGAATGTAGGTGATAGTCGAGCAGTTTTAGCCCAGAAGAAAGAGCCTGATCTATGGAGCCAAGATTTGGAGAGGATCAATGAAGAAACATTGCATGATCTTGAGGTTGATGGCGATATTTCAAATACAGTACCAAGCTTAAGTGCTTTTCAACTCTCCATGGATCATAGCACCTCGATAGAAGAG GAAGTGCAAAGAATTAGAAGTGAACACCTTGATGATGCTTGTTCTGTAATGAATGATCGTGTAAAAGGTTCACTGAAGGTCACTCGAGCTTTTGGTGCTGGTTTCCTAAAGCAG CCAAAATGGAATGATGCACTCCTAGAGATGTTTAGAATCGATTATATTGGAACTTCCCCATATATTAATTGCCTCCCATCACTCTACCACCACACATTAGGGCCAAGAGACAAATTTTTGGTTCTATCTTCAGACGGCCTGTATCAGTATTTCACAAATGAAGAGGCTGTCTCAGAAGTTGAACTTTTCATCGCTTGGTCTCCAGAAGGGGATCCTGCACAGCATCTGGTTGAGGAATTGCTATTTCGAGCTGCAAAGAAAGCTG GGATGGACTTTCATGAACTGCTTGAAATTCCACAAGGGGAT
- the LOC113782427 gene encoding fasciclin-like arabinogalactan protein 4 isoform X1, protein MATLFSVSHFTPITFLYFLLLLLSMSHKPIFSIEITNLLSSYPDLSDFSDLLTSTAVASDLAPRTSITLLAVPNAFLSSSDLANHHSPPSPSSPNLADVLRYHVLLEYLSWPDLRLIPPNGRLVPTLFQATGRASTNSGFVNITRNPVSNAITLHSSTSNATLLSLVKTLPYNVSIFSIDSLLIPSDTNLMASETRPPLGLNITKALIDGHDFNVAASMLTASGVESEFEDDEGGAGITLFVPTDEAFSDLPARIKFQSLPADRKAVVLRFHVLHSYYPLGSLESIVNPVQPTLATESMGAGRFTLNISRINGSVAIDSGIVQATVTQTVFDQNPVAIFGVSKVLLPKEYFGSNPIEVDKPVGGQMGSDAPPPDISLSPENSPGFYGPPSHISSPPGLDMTSAAAADKGLLSWRIFLGLWCIGVYYFYLLLQTDEGKAEHLQCVITTVFIMYIVLEIVQIFSRNLRKMQIARSVSLSMFQL, encoded by the exons ATGGCTACTCTCTTTTCCGTTTCCCATTTTACCCCCATCACATTCCTCtacttcctcctcctcctcctctctaTGTCCCATAAACCCATTTTCTCCATTGAAATCACCAATCTCTTATCCTCCTACCCTGATCTCTCCGACTTCAGCGACCTCCTCACCTCCACCGCCGTCGCTTCCGATCTCGCCCCCCGCACCTCCATCACCCTCCTCGCCGTCCCCAACGCCTTCCTCAGCTCCTCCGATCTAGCCAACCACCACTCCCCTCCTTCCCCTTCCTCCCCTAACCTCGCCGACGTCCTCCGCTACCACGTCCTCCTCGAATACCTCTCCTGGCCCGACCTCCGCCTCATTCCCCCCAACGGCAGGCTCGTCCCCACCCTCTTCCAAGCCACCGGCCGTGCGTCCACCAATTCCGGCTTCGTGAACATCACGCGCAACCCTGTCTCCAACGCCATCACCCTCCACTCTTCCACTTCAAACGCTACCCTTTTATCCCTCGTCAAAACGCTTCCTTATAACGTCTCCATCTTCTCCATCGACTCCCTGCTCATCCCATCTGATACGAACCTCATGGCCTCCGAAACTCGTCCTCCATTAGGCCTAAACATCACTAAAGCCCTAATCGACGGCCACGACTTCAACGTCGCCGCGTCGATGCTCACGGCCTCCGGTGTAGAGTCTGAATTCGAAGACGACGAAGGCGGAGCTGGGATCACGCTTTTTGTCCCAACTGACGAAGCATTTTCCGATTTGCCAGCTCGGATAAAGTTCCAGTCATTGCCAGCTGATCGGAAAGCGGTGGTTTTGAGGTTTCACGTCTTGCATTCTTATTATCCTCTTGGGTCTCTCGAGTCGATCGTCAACCCGGTTCAGCCCACATTGGCCACTGAGTCCATGGGGGCCGGAAGATTTACCTTAAACATATCCAGAATTAATGGGTCGGTCGCGATTGATAGCGGGATTGTACAGGCGACGGTGACGCAAACCGTTTTTGATCAAAACCCTGTGGCCATTTTCGGGGTCTCCAAGGTCTTGTTGCCCAAGGAGTACTTTGGGAGTAACCCAATTGAGGTGGACAAGCCCGTTGGTGGACAAATGGGAAGTGATGCTCCGCCGCCGGATATTTCACTCTCGCCGGAGAATTCACCGGGATTTTATGGTCCGCCGAGTCACATATCTTCGCCGCCCGGTTTAGACATGACATCTGCAGCTGCGGCTGACAAGGGTTTGTTGAGCTGGAGGATATTTTTGGGTTTGTGGTGTATAGGTGTTTATTATTTTTATCTATTGTTG CAAACAGATGAAGGAAAAGCTGAACATTTGCAATGTGTCATCACCACCGTTTTCATAATGTATATAGTTCTTGAAATCGTTCAAATATTCAGCAGAAACTTGAGGAAAATGCAAATAGCCCGTTCAGTTTCTTTATCAATGTTCCAGTTGTGA
- the LOC113782427 gene encoding fasciclin-like arabinogalactan protein 4 isoform X2, whose protein sequence is MATLFSVSHFTPITFLYFLLLLLSMSHKPIFSIEITNLLSSYPDLSDFSDLLTSTAVASDLAPRTSITLLAVPNAFLSSSDLANHHSPPSPSSPNLADVLRYHVLLEYLSWPDLRLIPPNGRLVPTLFQATGRASTNSGFVNITRNPVSNAITLHSSTSNATLLSLVKTLPYNVSIFSIDSLLIPSDTNLMASETRPPLGLNITKALIDGHDFNVAASMLTASGVESEFEDDEGGAGITLFVPTDEAFSDLPARIKFQSLPADRKAVVLRFHVLHSYYPLGSLESIVNPVQPTLATESMGAGRFTLNISRINGSVAIDSGIVQATVTQTVFDQNPVAIFGVSKVLLPKEYFGSNPIEVDKPVGGQMGSDAPPPDISLSPENSPGFYGPPSHISSPPGLDMTSAAAADKGLLSWRIFLGLWCIGVYYFYLLLMKEKLNICNVSSPPFS, encoded by the exons ATGGCTACTCTCTTTTCCGTTTCCCATTTTACCCCCATCACATTCCTCtacttcctcctcctcctcctctctaTGTCCCATAAACCCATTTTCTCCATTGAAATCACCAATCTCTTATCCTCCTACCCTGATCTCTCCGACTTCAGCGACCTCCTCACCTCCACCGCCGTCGCTTCCGATCTCGCCCCCCGCACCTCCATCACCCTCCTCGCCGTCCCCAACGCCTTCCTCAGCTCCTCCGATCTAGCCAACCACCACTCCCCTCCTTCCCCTTCCTCCCCTAACCTCGCCGACGTCCTCCGCTACCACGTCCTCCTCGAATACCTCTCCTGGCCCGACCTCCGCCTCATTCCCCCCAACGGCAGGCTCGTCCCCACCCTCTTCCAAGCCACCGGCCGTGCGTCCACCAATTCCGGCTTCGTGAACATCACGCGCAACCCTGTCTCCAACGCCATCACCCTCCACTCTTCCACTTCAAACGCTACCCTTTTATCCCTCGTCAAAACGCTTCCTTATAACGTCTCCATCTTCTCCATCGACTCCCTGCTCATCCCATCTGATACGAACCTCATGGCCTCCGAAACTCGTCCTCCATTAGGCCTAAACATCACTAAAGCCCTAATCGACGGCCACGACTTCAACGTCGCCGCGTCGATGCTCACGGCCTCCGGTGTAGAGTCTGAATTCGAAGACGACGAAGGCGGAGCTGGGATCACGCTTTTTGTCCCAACTGACGAAGCATTTTCCGATTTGCCAGCTCGGATAAAGTTCCAGTCATTGCCAGCTGATCGGAAAGCGGTGGTTTTGAGGTTTCACGTCTTGCATTCTTATTATCCTCTTGGGTCTCTCGAGTCGATCGTCAACCCGGTTCAGCCCACATTGGCCACTGAGTCCATGGGGGCCGGAAGATTTACCTTAAACATATCCAGAATTAATGGGTCGGTCGCGATTGATAGCGGGATTGTACAGGCGACGGTGACGCAAACCGTTTTTGATCAAAACCCTGTGGCCATTTTCGGGGTCTCCAAGGTCTTGTTGCCCAAGGAGTACTTTGGGAGTAACCCAATTGAGGTGGACAAGCCCGTTGGTGGACAAATGGGAAGTGATGCTCCGCCGCCGGATATTTCACTCTCGCCGGAGAATTCACCGGGATTTTATGGTCCGCCGAGTCACATATCTTCGCCGCCCGGTTTAGACATGACATCTGCAGCTGCGGCTGACAAGGGTTTGTTGAGCTGGAGGATATTTTTGGGTTTGTGGTGTATAGGTGTTTATTATTTTTATCTATTGTTG ATGAAGGAAAAGCTGAACATTTGCAATGTGTCATCACCACCGTTTTCATAA